One genomic window of Elaeis guineensis isolate ETL-2024a chromosome 2, EG11, whole genome shotgun sequence includes the following:
- the LOC105048992 gene encoding cytochrome P450 CYP72A616 produces the protein MPGSVGWGVVGLLLLAAWAVRALEWVWWRPRRLERVLRDQGIKGTHYRFLHGDFKDLDRLSKEARSKPMPLTHRIVPRVLPFHHQLINDHGKISFMWVGSDPRVILYDPELVREVLSRKFGHFEKQETNPLGRLLLTGVVTYEGEKWAKHRRIINPAFHLEKLKCMFPAFYTCCDELIERWDMHIGLQGSCELDVWPEFHGLTGDVISRTAFGSSFKEGQRIFQLLDEQAKLAAQVVRNIYIPGYRFVPTKRNKRMKEIHREIRAILCKIIEQREKGMRKPGATNDDLLGLLMESNFRYSQEQGGSKNTGMTKDDMIKECRLFHLVGHKTTAVLLTWTMVVLGMHPSWQARAREEVLQIFGKTKPDFDGLSQLKIVTMILYEVLRLYPPLSFVLRKTYKKMKLGDFSFPPGVQLLLPILFLHHDPEYWGEDASEFHPERFARGVSNASKIQGAFLPFSWGPRICVGQSYALMEAKMALATILKNFSFELSPSYAHAPYMVFSIHPQYGAPIILRRL, from the exons ATGCCAGGGAGCGTAGGCTGGGGAGTGGTGGGTCTATTGCTATTGGCGGCATGGGCCGTGAGGGCTTTGGAGTGGGTGTGGTGGAGGCCTCGGCGGTTGGAGCGCGTTCTCCGGGATCAGGGTATCAAGGGTACCCACTATCGATTCCTCCACGGAGACTTCAAGGACCTGGACCGGCTCTCCAAGGAGGCCCGATCCAAGCCTATGCCTCTCACTCACCGCATCGTCCCTCGCGTCCTTCCATTCCACCACCAACTCATCAACGATCACG GTAAAATATCATTCATGTGGGTTGGATCTGATCCTCGAGTGATCCTTTACGATCCAGAACTGGTAAGGGAGGTCCTGTCGCGCAAGTTTGGTCACTTCGAGAAGCAGGAGACAAACCCACTGGGGAGGTTACTGCTTACAGGGGTTGTAACTTATGAAGGTGAAAAATGGGCCAAACACAGAAGGATCATCAACCCTGCTTTTCATCTAGAGAAATTGAAG TGCATGTTTCCAGCCTTCTATACTTGTTGTGATGAACTGATCGAAAGATGGGATATGCACATTGGTTTGCAAGGATCTTGTGAATTGGATGTTTGGCCTGAATTCCATGGTCTTACCGGAGACGTCATCTCTCGCACAGCATTTGGTAGCAGCTTTAAAGAGGGCCAGCGGATATTTCAACTCCTAGACGAGCAAGCTAAGCTTGCTGCTCAAGTTGTCCGAAATATATACATCCCTGGTTACAG GTTTGTTCCCACCAAGAGGAACAAACGTATGAAGGAAATTCATAGAGAGATTCGGGCTATTTTGTGCAAAATCATTGAGCAGAGAGAGAAGGGCATGAGAAAGCCAGGAGCTACCAATGATGACTTACTAGGATTGCTAATGGAATCAAATTTTCGATactcccaagaacaaggaggctcCAAGAACACTGGGATGACCAAGGATGACATGATCAAGGAATGCAGGTTGTTCCACCTTGTCGGGCACAAGACAACAGCAGTTCTCCTAACTTGGACCATGGTTGTGCTAGGCATGCATCCCAGCTGGCAGGCTCGTGCGAGAGAAGAGGTTCTACAGATCTTTGGAAAAACTAAGCCAGACTTTGATGGCTTAAGTCAATTAAAGATT GTGACTATGATTTTGTATGAGGTTCTTAGATTATATCCACCACTATCTTTTGTCCTACGGAAAACCTACAAGAAAATGAAACTGGGAGATTTCTCCTTCCCCCCGGGAGTGCAACTCTTGCTGCCCATACTCTTCTTACACCATGATCCAGAATATTGGGGTGAAGATGCCAGTGAATTCCATCCAGAGAGGTTTGCGAGAGGAGTTTCAAACGCATCAAAGATTCAAGGGGCCTTCCTTCCGTTTAGTTGGGGTCCTCGAATTTGTGTTGGGCAGAGCTACGCATTGATGGAAGCTAAGATGGCCTTGGCCACAATTCTTAAGAATTTCTCGTTCGAGCTTTCACCATCGTATGCCCATGCTCCTTACATGGTATTTTCTATTCATCCCCAATATGGTGCTCCGATCATCTTGCGTAGGCTCTGA